One window of Papaver somniferum cultivar HN1 chromosome 9, ASM357369v1, whole genome shotgun sequence genomic DNA carries:
- the LOC113311973 gene encoding transcription factor MYB27-like encodes MVYRNASMQDDTIRKGPWVEEEDERLAMFVTIMGDRRWDSIAKASGLKRSGKSCRLRWMNYLRPDLKHGQMTIEEEHMILQLHERWGNKWSRIARRLPGRTDNEIKNYWRTHLRKRAQEQEQEKVQREIEIAMSSKPEKTMLRQDSDLSSQSTTTYESSNGSGEDNKMTMSEDVFVSSDYPFTMSPYESRLSDWISGSSSNNQTDTFKDQNVSSVEDSWFRYPAAGETDGIWGNCSATLWNW; translated from the exons ATGGTGTACAGAAATGCTTCCATGCAAGACGACACAATTCGTAAAGGTCCTTGGGTTGAAGAGGAAGACGAGCGGTTAGCCATGTTCGTAACTATTATGGGTGATCGTCGATGGGATTCTATAGCAAAAGCTTCAG GACTTAAGAGGAGTGGAAAAAGTTGCAGACTTCGATGGATGAATTATCTGCGCCCGGATCTTAAACATGGTCAGATGACTATCGAAGAAGAGCATATGATTCTTCAACTTCATGAACGCTGGGGCAACAA GTGGTCGAGAATTGCTCGTAGGTTGCCAGGAAGAACTGATAATGAGATTAAAAACTACTGGAGAACTCATCTGAGAAAGAGAGCTCAAGAACAAGAACAAG AGAAGGTGCAAAGAGAGATAGAAATTGCCATGAGCAGTAAGCCAGAAAAGACTATGCTAAGACAAGATAGTGATTTAAGCTCTCAATCAACTACTACCTATGAATCTAGTAATGGGTCTGGTGAGGACAATAAGATGACGATGTCAGAGGATGTCTTTGTTTCTTCGGATTACCCATTTACAATGTCACCTTATGAAAGTCGGTTATCAGATTGGATATCGGGATCATCCTCAAACAACCAAACAGATACGTTTAAAGATCAGAATGTGAGCAGTGTTGAGGATTCTTGGTTCCGTTACCCAGCAGCTGGAGAGACTGATGGTATATGGGGAAATTGTTCAGCCACTCTCTGGAACTGGTAG